In Streptomyces sp. NBC_01707, a genomic segment contains:
- the cofC gene encoding 2-phospho-L-lactate guanylyltransferase produces the protein MCIEGEIATNTDPTGLWSLVVPLKPLSQGKSRLTRAAGVLLRPRLALAFAQDTVAAALSCRAVRDVVVVTDDPVAAAALGALGARTVRDEPAAGLNAALVHGERAVRDRRPAAAVAALNADLPALRPAELARVLDFAAEFPRAFVTDATGIGTTFLSASSGVELRPAFGGPSRARHLSSGAVEITSAGIDSVRQDVDTGDDLRAAVRLGVGPHTAARWAAGVPARDR, from the coding sequence ATGTGCATCGAGGGGGAGATCGCCACGAACACCGACCCGACCGGCCTGTGGTCCCTGGTCGTCCCGTTGAAGCCGCTGTCGCAAGGCAAGAGCAGGCTGACACGGGCGGCCGGCGTCCTGCTGCGCCCCCGCCTCGCCCTGGCCTTCGCCCAGGACACCGTGGCTGCCGCGCTGTCCTGCCGGGCCGTACGGGATGTGGTGGTCGTCACGGACGACCCGGTGGCCGCGGCGGCGCTCGGGGCTCTCGGGGCACGCACCGTTCGCGACGAACCGGCCGCCGGACTCAACGCCGCACTCGTCCACGGCGAGCGGGCGGTGCGCGACCGGCGGCCCGCCGCGGCGGTCGCGGCGCTGAACGCGGATCTGCCCGCACTGCGCCCCGCGGAATTGGCTCGGGTCCTCGATTTCGCAGCCGAATTTCCCCGCGCATTTGTTACGGATGCGACAGGAATCGGCACGACATTTCTGTCGGCTTCATCCGGGGTGGAATTGCGTCCGGCTTTCGGTGGCCCGTCGAGGGCCAGGCATCTTTCCTCCGGCGCGGTGGAAATCACATCGGCCGGTATCGATTCGGTCCGCCAGGACGTGGACACCGGCGACGATCTGCGGGCGGCCGTGCGCCTCGGGGTGGGGCCGCACACGGCGGCCCGCTGGGCCGCGGGCGTGCCCGCGCGGGACCGATAG
- a CDS encoding HU family DNA-binding protein, which produces MNKAQLVEAIADKVGGRQQAADAVDAVLDAIVRAVVAGDRVSVTGFGSFEKVDRPARYARNPQTGERVRVKKTSVPRFRAGQGFKDLVSGSKKLPKHDVAVKKAPKGSLSGGASTRTTTKAAAKKATAKKATAKKATAKKAVTAAKTTAAKKTTAKKTTAAAKKTAPAKKTTAAAAKKTTAVKKTVASKTAPAKKATAKKAPAKKTTARKTTAKKAVARKK; this is translated from the coding sequence GTGAACAAGGCGCAGCTCGTAGAAGCGATTGCCGACAAGGTCGGCGGCCGCCAGCAGGCCGCAGACGCTGTCGACGCGGTACTCGACGCGATCGTCCGTGCCGTTGTCGCCGGGGACCGTGTCTCGGTCACCGGCTTCGGTTCGTTCGAGAAGGTCGACCGCCCGGCTCGCTACGCCCGCAACCCGCAGACGGGTGAGCGCGTACGGGTCAAGAAGACCTCGGTGCCCCGCTTCCGCGCGGGACAGGGCTTCAAGGACCTGGTGAGCGGCTCCAAGAAGCTCCCCAAGCACGATGTGGCCGTGAAGAAGGCGCCCAAGGGCAGCCTCTCGGGCGGTGCTTCCACCCGTACGACCACGAAGGCCGCCGCGAAGAAGGCCACCGCCAAGAAGGCCACGGCGAAGAAGGCCACCGCCAAGAAGGCTGTGACCGCGGCGAAGACCACCGCCGCCAAGAAGACCACCGCGAAGAAGACGACCGCGGCGGCCAAGAAGACCGCGCCGGCGAAGAAGACCACGGCTGCGGCGGCGAAGAAGACCACGGCCGTCAAGAAGACCGTCGCCAGCAAGACCGCGCCCGCCAAGAAGGCCACAGCGAAGAAGGCGCCCGCGAAGAAGACCACGGCGCGCAAGACCACGGCCAAGAAGGCCGTCGCGCGGAAGAAGTGA
- the leuD gene encoding 3-isopropylmalate dehydratase small subunit: MEAFTAHTGRAVPLRRSNVDTDQIIPAHWLKKVTRDGFEDGLFEAWRKDGNFVLNHPERDGATVLVAGPDFGTGSSREHAVWALQNYGFKAVISSRFADIFRGNSLKNGLLTVVLDQKVVDALWELTEADPKAEITVDLEARQVRAEGITADFELDENARWRLLNGLDDISLTLQNEADIATYEAARPTFKPRTINA; encoded by the coding sequence ATGGAAGCTTTCACCGCACACACCGGCCGGGCCGTCCCGCTGCGCCGCAGCAACGTCGACACCGACCAGATCATCCCTGCCCACTGGCTGAAGAAGGTCACCCGCGACGGCTTCGAGGACGGACTCTTCGAGGCCTGGCGCAAGGACGGGAACTTCGTCCTCAACCACCCCGAGCGGGACGGCGCCACGGTCCTGGTGGCAGGTCCCGACTTCGGTACGGGCTCGTCCCGCGAACACGCCGTCTGGGCCCTGCAGAACTACGGCTTCAAGGCCGTCATCTCCTCCCGGTTCGCCGACATCTTCCGCGGTAACTCGCTGAAGAACGGCCTGCTGACCGTCGTGCTCGACCAGAAGGTGGTCGACGCGCTCTGGGAGCTGACCGAGGCCGACCCGAAGGCCGAGATCACCGTCGACCTGGAGGCGCGCCAGGTCCGCGCCGAGGGCATCACCGCCGACTTCGAGCTCGACGAGAACGCCCGCTGGCGACTGCTGAACGGGCTGGACGACATCAGCCTCACCCTTCAGAACGAAGCGGACATCGCGACTTATGAGGCGGCAAGGCCGACCTTCAAGCCGCGTACAATTAACGCCTGA
- the leuC gene encoding 3-isopropylmalate dehydratase large subunit — MGRTLAEKVWDDHVVRRAEGEPDLLFIDLHLLHEVTSPQAFDGLRQAGRRVRRLDLTIATEDHNTPTLDIDKPIADPVSRAQLETLRKNCAEFGVRLHPLGDVEQGVVHVVGPQLGLTQPGTTVVCGDSHTSTHGAFGALAFGIGTSQVEHVLATQTLPLARPKTMAITIDGELPDDVTAKDLILAIIARIGTGGGQGYILEYRGSAIEKLSMEARMTICNMSIEAGARAGMIAPDETTFDYLKGRDHAPQGEDWDAAVAYWKTLRTDEDAVFDAEVVIDAAELAPFVTWGTNPGQGAPLSANVPDPASYEDASERNAAEKALEYMGLTAGQPLREIGVDTVFVGSCTNGRIEDLRNAASILDGRKVADGVRMLVVPGSVRVALQAVEEGLDKVFTSAGAEWRHAGCSMCLGMNPDQLAPGERSASTSNRNFEGRQGKGGRTHLVSPQVAAATAVLGHLASPADLSDARTSAGV; from the coding sequence ATGGGTAGGACACTCGCGGAGAAGGTCTGGGACGACCATGTCGTCCGGCGCGCCGAAGGTGAGCCCGACCTCCTCTTCATCGATCTGCACCTGCTGCACGAGGTGACCAGCCCCCAGGCCTTCGACGGCCTCCGGCAGGCCGGACGCCGGGTGCGGCGCCTCGACCTCACCATCGCCACCGAGGATCACAACACCCCGACCCTCGACATCGACAAGCCCATCGCCGACCCGGTCTCCCGCGCCCAGTTGGAGACGCTGCGCAAGAACTGCGCGGAGTTCGGTGTACGGCTGCACCCGCTGGGCGACGTCGAGCAGGGCGTCGTGCACGTGGTCGGCCCGCAGCTGGGACTGACCCAGCCCGGCACCACGGTCGTCTGCGGCGACTCCCACACCTCCACGCACGGCGCGTTCGGCGCGCTGGCATTCGGCATCGGCACCAGCCAGGTCGAGCACGTGCTGGCCACCCAGACACTGCCGCTGGCCCGTCCCAAGACGATGGCGATCACCATCGACGGCGAACTGCCCGACGACGTGACGGCGAAAGACCTGATCCTCGCGATCATCGCCCGGATCGGCACCGGCGGCGGTCAGGGCTACATCCTCGAATACCGCGGCTCCGCCATCGAGAAGCTCTCGATGGAAGCCCGGATGACCATCTGCAACATGTCGATCGAGGCGGGCGCCCGGGCCGGCATGATCGCCCCGGACGAGACCACGTTCGACTACCTGAAGGGCCGCGATCACGCCCCGCAGGGTGAGGACTGGGACGCGGCCGTCGCGTACTGGAAGACGCTGCGTACGGACGAGGACGCGGTCTTCGACGCCGAGGTCGTCATCGACGCCGCGGAGCTGGCCCCGTTCGTCACCTGGGGCACCAACCCCGGCCAGGGCGCACCCCTGTCGGCGAACGTCCCCGACCCCGCTTCGTACGAGGACGCCTCGGAGCGGAACGCCGCCGAAAAGGCCCTGGAATACATGGGGTTGACCGCCGGGCAGCCGCTGCGTGAGATCGGCGTCGACACCGTCTTCGTAGGCTCCTGCACCAACGGCCGCATCGAGGACCTGCGTAACGCGGCCTCGATCCTGGACGGTCGCAAAGTCGCCGACGGCGTACGGATGCTGGTCGTCCCGGGTTCGGTCCGGGTCGCTCTGCAGGCTGTCGAGGAGGGCCTGGACAAGGTCTTCACCTCAGCCGGCGCCGAATGGCGGCACGCGGGTTGCTCGATGTGTCTCGGCATGAACCCCGACCAGCTGGCCCCCGGCGAGCGCTCCGCCTCGACCTCGAACCGTAACTTCGAGGGCCGGCAGGGCAAGGGCGGCCGTACCCACCTGGTCTCCCCGCAGGTCGCCGCCGCCACCGCCGTGCTGGGCCACCTGGCCTCGCCGGCCGACCTGTCCGACGCCCGTACGTCCGCCGGAGTCTGA
- the ndgR gene encoding IclR family transcriptional regulator NdgR translates to MDNSSGVGVLDKAALVLSALESGPATLAGLVAATGLARPTAHRLAVALEHHRMVARDMQGRFILGPRLAELAAAAGEDRLLATAGPVLTHLRDITGESAQLYRRQGDMRICVAAAERLSGLRDTVPVGSTLTMKAGSSAQILMAWEEPERLHRGLQGARFTATALSGVRRRGWAQSIGEREPGVASVSAPVRGPSNRVVAAVSVSGPIERLTRHPGRMHAQAVIDSAARLSEALRRNG, encoded by the coding sequence ATGGACAACTCTAGCGGCGTCGGCGTTCTCGACAAGGCAGCTCTGGTATTGAGCGCCCTGGAGTCCGGTCCGGCCACCCTCGCCGGGCTGGTCGCGGCGACCGGGCTCGCACGACCCACGGCTCATCGACTGGCCGTGGCACTGGAACACCACCGGATGGTGGCGAGGGACATGCAGGGCCGTTTCATCCTCGGCCCGCGGCTGGCGGAGCTCGCGGCCGCGGCCGGCGAGGACCGCCTGCTGGCGACGGCCGGCCCGGTGCTCACACACCTGCGTGACATCACCGGCGAGAGCGCGCAGCTCTATCGCAGGCAGGGCGACATGCGGATCTGCGTGGCGGCCGCGGAGCGGCTGTCCGGACTGCGGGACACCGTGCCGGTCGGCTCCACACTCACCATGAAGGCCGGCTCGTCGGCCCAGATCCTGATGGCCTGGGAGGAGCCGGAGCGCCTGCACCGCGGCCTCCAGGGCGCCCGCTTCACGGCGACGGCGCTGTCCGGCGTCCGGCGGCGCGGCTGGGCCCAGTCGATCGGCGAGCGGGAGCCGGGCGTCGCCTCGGTCTCGGCGCCGGTGCGCGGCCCGTCGAACCGGGTGGTCGCCGCCGTCTCGGTCTCCGGACCGATCGAGCGGCTGACCCGGCACCCGGGCCGGATGCACGCCCAGGCGGTCATCGACTCGGCCGCGCGGCTGAGCGAGGCCCTGCGCCGCAACGGCTGA
- a CDS encoding DUF4188 domain-containing protein translates to MFAKPIAGRTTAAAEGEVVVLLIGMRINHFWGVHHWLPVLAAMPRMLRELSRDRSRGLLGYTLLTGSPRTYYVVQYWESKEKLYAYASAPDMFHRKAWAMMNRKEKKSRQHVGLWHETYIAPEGSYESIYADMPPYGLAAVTGVLPVEGRGRRAADRLAHRSVTEPKG, encoded by the coding sequence ATGTTTGCGAAGCCGATAGCGGGGCGGACGACCGCGGCCGCTGAGGGGGAGGTGGTCGTGCTGCTCATCGGGATGCGCATCAACCACTTCTGGGGCGTGCACCACTGGCTGCCGGTCCTCGCCGCAATGCCGCGCATGCTGCGGGAGTTGAGTCGGGACAGGAGTCGCGGACTGCTCGGCTACACACTGCTGACCGGGTCGCCGAGGACGTACTACGTCGTCCAGTACTGGGAGTCGAAGGAGAAGCTGTACGCGTACGCGAGCGCTCCCGACATGTTCCACCGCAAGGCCTGGGCGATGATGAACCGCAAGGAGAAGAAGTCCAGGCAGCACGTGGGGCTGTGGCACGAGACGTACATCGCACCGGAGGGGTCGTACGAATCGATCTACGCCGACATGCCGCCGTACGGACTGGCCGCGGTGACCGGCGTGCTGCCCGTCGAGGGGCGGGGTCGTCGCGCGGCGGATCGTCTCGCGCATCGCTCGGTCACGGAGCCGAAGGGCTGA
- a CDS encoding MerR family transcriptional regulator gives MRLSELSKQSGVTTATIKYYLREGLLPPGERVSATQAEYDESHLRRLRLVRALIQVGRLPVATAREVLAHVDDESLGRTIRLGAALWSLPHGPEPDEEAPETAVARHEVDRLLDRLGWAFVQDLGSLDPVHRALVASMATLIRLGYPCDIEYLVGQARLMEQVAVHDLDMMESYPAGAEQVEMAVASVVLHEPLLLALRRLAQEEESARRYGL, from the coding sequence ATGCGACTGTCGGAACTGAGTAAGCAGAGCGGCGTCACGACCGCGACGATCAAGTACTACCTGCGCGAGGGGCTGCTGCCGCCCGGTGAACGCGTCAGCGCGACCCAGGCCGAGTACGACGAGAGCCATCTGCGCCGGCTCCGTCTGGTGCGGGCGCTGATCCAGGTCGGCCGCCTTCCGGTGGCAACGGCCCGCGAGGTGCTGGCACATGTCGATGACGAGTCCCTCGGCCGGACGATCCGTCTCGGTGCGGCGCTGTGGTCCCTGCCGCACGGCCCCGAGCCGGACGAGGAGGCCCCGGAGACGGCCGTGGCACGCCACGAGGTCGACCGGCTTCTCGACCGGCTCGGCTGGGCGTTCGTACAGGATCTCGGCTCACTCGACCCCGTGCACCGCGCACTGGTCGCGTCCATGGCCACCCTCATCCGGCTCGGCTACCCCTGCGACATCGAGTACTTGGTGGGGCAGGCCCGCCTCATGGAGCAAGTGGCCGTCCACGACCTGGACATGATGGAGTCCTATCCGGCAGGCGCCGAGCAGGTGGAGATGGCGGTCGCCTCGGTGGTGCTCCACGAACCGCTCCTGCTGGCGCTGCGCAGGCTGGCCCAGGAGGAGGAGTCGGCCCGGCGGTACGGCCTCTGA
- a CDS encoding HAD family hydrolase: MPIRAVLWDIDDTIFDYTGADRVGMRKHLASEGLPAGYASVEQALKVWRAITDVQWARFAAGETDFQGQRRDRVRAFLGRSLSDAEADDWFGRHVVHYEAAWALFPDAVPALDLLADRYRHAVLSNSSIVNQDRKLRALGVRDRFEVVVCAVELGVAKPEAGAFHAACDALGLAPRDVVYVGDHPDIDAGGAVAAGLSGVWLDRDGRGGRPELVRITSLDQLPGLLAEHTRFGAPDTFR; encoded by the coding sequence ATGCCGATCCGAGCCGTGCTCTGGGACATCGACGACACGATCTTCGACTACACGGGCGCCGACCGTGTCGGTATGCGCAAGCATCTGGCGAGCGAGGGCCTGCCCGCCGGATACGCGTCCGTCGAGCAGGCCCTCAAGGTGTGGCGGGCCATCACCGATGTCCAGTGGGCGCGTTTCGCCGCGGGGGAGACCGACTTCCAGGGGCAGCGCCGGGACCGGGTCCGTGCGTTCCTCGGGCGCTCGCTGTCGGACGCGGAGGCCGACGACTGGTTCGGCCGGCACGTCGTCCACTACGAGGCCGCCTGGGCGCTCTTCCCGGACGCGGTGCCGGCTCTGGACCTGCTGGCCGACCGCTACAGGCATGCCGTCCTGTCGAATTCCAGCATCGTCAATCAGGACCGCAAACTGCGCGCCCTCGGCGTGCGGGACCGCTTCGAGGTCGTGGTGTGCGCGGTGGAGCTCGGTGTCGCCAAGCCCGAGGCCGGGGCGTTCCACGCCGCCTGCGACGCGCTCGGGCTGGCGCCGCGGGACGTCGTGTACGTCGGCGACCACCCGGACATCGACGCGGGTGGGGCGGTGGCGGCCGGGCTGAGCGGGGTCTGGCTCGACAGGGACGGCCGTGGCGGACGGCCCGAGCTGGTCCGGATCACCAGCCTTGATCAGCTCCCCGGACTGTTGGCGGAACATACCCGTTTTGGAGCGCCGGACACCTTCAGGTAA
- the gltX gene encoding glutamate--tRNA ligase, whose translation MANTNSSKLSTSLEQGVPPRVRFCPSPTGNPHVGLVRTALFNWAFARHHGGTLVFRIEDTDAARDSEESYDQLLDSMRWLGFDWDEGPEVGGPHAPYRQSQRMDIYKDVAEKLLAGGYAYHCYCTTEELDTRREAARAAGKPSGYDGHCRDLTAEQTAAYEAEGRTSIVRFRMPDEALTFTDLVRGELTFQPENVPDYGIVRANGAPLYTLVNPVDDALMEITHVLRGEDLLSSTPRQIALYKALIELGIAKETPVFGHLPYVMGEGNKKLSKRDPQASLNLYRERGFLPQGLLNYLSLLGWSIAEDRDIFSIEEMVAAFDIKDVNANPARFDLKKCEHINAEHIRMLDVKTFTESCGPWLKAPFAPWTPESFDAEQFAAIAPYAQTRVTVLSDITANVDFLFLDEPVEDEASWAKAMKEGSDALLVTARAKLVDAEWNAEALKNAVLAAGEEHGLKLGKAQAPVRVAVTGRTIGLPLFESLEILGREKTLARIDAALARLAA comes from the coding sequence GTGGCTAACACGAACTCCTCCAAGCTCTCGACCTCGCTCGAGCAGGGGGTACCCCCCCGCGTACGTTTCTGTCCCTCCCCGACCGGCAACCCCCACGTGGGCCTGGTCCGCACCGCCCTCTTCAACTGGGCCTTCGCCCGGCACCACGGCGGCACCCTGGTCTTCCGGATCGAGGACACCGACGCGGCCCGCGACTCCGAGGAGTCGTACGACCAGCTGCTCGACTCGATGCGCTGGCTCGGTTTCGACTGGGACGAGGGCCCCGAGGTCGGCGGCCCGCACGCCCCGTACCGGCAGTCGCAGCGCATGGACATCTACAAGGACGTCGCCGAGAAGCTGCTCGCCGGCGGGTACGCGTACCACTGCTACTGCACCACCGAGGAGCTCGACACCCGCCGCGAGGCCGCCCGCGCCGCCGGGAAGCCGTCCGGCTACGACGGCCACTGCCGCGATCTCACCGCCGAGCAGACCGCCGCGTACGAGGCCGAGGGCCGGACGTCCATCGTCCGCTTCCGGATGCCTGACGAGGCGCTCACCTTCACGGACCTGGTCCGCGGCGAGCTGACCTTCCAGCCGGAGAACGTGCCGGACTACGGCATCGTCCGGGCCAACGGCGCCCCGCTCTACACGCTGGTCAACCCGGTCGACGACGCGCTGATGGAGATCACCCACGTCCTTCGCGGCGAGGACCTGCTCTCCTCCACCCCGCGTCAGATCGCCCTGTACAAGGCGCTGATCGAGTTGGGCATCGCCAAGGAGACCCCTGTCTTCGGGCATCTGCCGTACGTCATGGGCGAGGGCAACAAGAAGCTCTCCAAGCGTGACCCGCAGGCCTCGCTCAACCTCTACCGCGAGCGCGGCTTCCTCCCCCAGGGACTGCTCAACTACCTCTCCCTGCTGGGCTGGTCGATCGCCGAGGACCGCGACATCTTCTCCATCGAGGAGATGGTGGCGGCGTTCGACATCAAGGACGTCAACGCCAACCCGGCGCGCTTCGACCTGAAGAAGTGCGAGCACATCAATGCCGAGCACATCCGCATGCTCGACGTGAAGACCTTCACCGAGTCGTGCGGCCCCTGGCTGAAGGCCCCGTTCGCCCCGTGGACCCCGGAGTCGTTCGACGCGGAGCAGTTCGCGGCGATCGCCCCGTACGCCCAGACCCGCGTCACCGTCCTCTCCGACATCACGGCCAACGTGGACTTCCTCTTCCTCGACGAGCCGGTCGAGGACGAGGCGTCCTGGGCCAAGGCGATGAAGGAGGGTTCCGACGCCCTGCTCGTCACCGCCCGCGCGAAGCTGGTCGACGCCGAGTGGAACGCCGAGGCCCTGAAGAACGCCGTCCTCGCCGCCGGTGAGGAGCACGGTCTGAAGCTGGGCAAGGCCCAGGCCCCGGTCCGCGTCGCCGTCACCGGCCGGACGATCGGGCTGCCGCTCTTCGAGTCGCTCGAGATCCTGGGGCGCGAGAAGACCCTTGCCCGGATCGACGCGGCACTGGCCAGACTGGCCGCGTAA
- a CDS encoding fumarylacetoacetate hydrolase family protein produces the protein MRIARFSIDGNVAFGAVEGDGTVDSGDLVLDIIKGIPYADFELSGTKVPLSKVRLLPPVLPNKVVAIGRNYAEHAAELGNEVPDVPVAFFKPTTSVIGSGDAIEYPSFSNEVHYEAELAVVIGRMCREVPRERVKDVIFGYTCANDVTARDAQKREKQWARAKGFDTSCPLGPWVETDLDPGDLAIQATVNGEQRQLGRTSEMIRSIEDLVVHITEAMTLLPGDVILTGTPAGVGPLHVGDEVAVSIEGIGTLTNKVIKRG, from the coding sequence GTGCGCATCGCCAGGTTCTCCATCGACGGCAATGTCGCCTTCGGCGCGGTCGAGGGCGACGGCACCGTCGACTCCGGTGACCTCGTCCTCGACATCATCAAGGGCATCCCGTACGCCGACTTCGAGCTCTCCGGAACCAAGGTCCCGCTGAGCAAGGTCCGGCTGCTGCCGCCCGTGCTCCCCAACAAGGTCGTGGCCATCGGCCGCAACTACGCGGAGCACGCCGCAGAACTCGGCAACGAGGTCCCGGACGTACCGGTCGCCTTCTTCAAGCCCACCACATCGGTGATCGGCTCCGGGGACGCCATCGAGTACCCCTCCTTCTCCAACGAAGTGCACTACGAGGCCGAGCTGGCCGTGGTCATCGGCCGGATGTGCCGTGAAGTGCCGCGTGAGCGCGTCAAGGACGTCATCTTCGGCTACACCTGCGCCAACGACGTCACCGCCCGCGATGCCCAGAAGCGTGAGAAGCAGTGGGCCCGGGCCAAGGGCTTCGACACGTCCTGCCCGCTCGGCCCCTGGGTGGAGACCGACCTCGACCCCGGCGACCTCGCCATTCAGGCCACGGTCAACGGCGAGCAACGTCAACTGGGCCGTACGAGCGAAATGATCCGCTCCATCGAGGACCTGGTCGTCCACATCACGGAGGCGATGACGCTGCTCCCGGGCGATGTGATCCTCACCGGCACTCCGGCAGGGGTCGGACCCCTGCATGTCGGCGACGAGGTCGCCGTCTCCATCGAAGGCATCGGCACTCTCACCAACAAGGTGATCAAGCGTGGCTAA